From one Dermacentor variabilis isolate Ectoservices chromosome 3, ASM5094787v1, whole genome shotgun sequence genomic stretch:
- the LOC142575428 gene encoding uncharacterized protein LOC142575428 isoform X1, protein MALVRGYDPDSMREMELSTAETPVFDETTEYTIQKKLEQWERATSTRARSEHQRSHGGGSDGHVTTLALGKHAQSKRWKPQVMPKFGADDAVVIIKPKGTLNLAQFKGSNQIGEATYAAAGIPRASQALAVWPAWDQNIIIIGIKNAQLIRQVLAIGQLQLGGQARAVQAYLKSSDNTSRGVIQVDPTATEADITQAIYSPEAPVVGVRKLGESNVAAITFDGRRVPFNVYYWGEAVPVRLYRKTTPACPRCGTIGHRADVCPNPQAGRCQACGETDLEEGHECQPSCLICGGPHATGSIQCTQKYRRGGAGTGAKRKPVNGKASQQHHSRNAGGSEATDLQARTQGATPSPRPHAGAFRGGPKGGGRPADKHDGPEPEHSPGNKTSSNKVAAWVAAWVTWRLCLLCA, encoded by the coding sequence ATGGCTCTCGTACGGGGCTATGACCCAGACAGCATGCGAGAAATGGAGCTTTCGACCGCGGAGACGCCAGTTTTTGATGAAACTACGGAGTATACCATCCAGAAAAAGTTAGAACAGTGGGAGCGAGCAACCTCGACGCGCGCCCGTTCCGAACATCAACGCAGCCACGGTGGCGGCAGTGACGGCCACGTCACCACTCTGGCTCTTGGCAAGCACGCTCAAAGTAAACGCTGGAAGCCACAAGTCATGCCGAAATTCGGAGCGGACGACGCTGTGGTCATCATCAAACCAAAGGGAACTCTGAACCTCGCACAATTTAAGGGCAGCAACCAGATCGGGGAAGCAACGTACGCTGCTGCTGGCATTCCGCGGGCGTCGCAGGCGCTCGCTGTTTGGCCGGCCTGGGACCAGAATATAATTATTATTGGCATCAAGAACGCCCAACTTATTCGTCAGGTCCTTGCGATCGGACAGCTCCAACTCGGCGGACAGGCCCGAGCGGTTCAAGCCTACCTCAAGTCATCGGACAACACAAGCCGTGGTGTTATTCAAGTGGATCCCACAGCCACTGAAGCGGATATTACTCAAGCCATTTATTCGCCAGAGGCTCCAGTAGTAGGAGTCCGAAAATTAGGAGAGTCCAACGTAGCAGCGATCACGTTCGACGGCCGGAGGGTGCCTTTCAATGTTTATTATTGGGGCGAAGCTGTGCCGGTTCGCCTCTACCGCAAGACGACGCCAGCCTGTCCCCGCTGCGGCACGATCGGACATCGCGCCGATGTTTGCCCTAATCCACAGGCCGGTCGATGCCAGGCTTGCGGCGAGACGGATCTAGAAGAGGGCCACGAGTGTCAACCCAGCTGCCTCATTTGCGGGGGCCCTCATGCCACGGGATCAATTCAGTGCACGCAAAAATACAGGAGAGGCGGTGCTGGAACTGGGGCCAAGCGGAAGCCCGTCAATGGAAAAGCCAGTCAGCAACATCACTCCAGGAACGCTGGAGGGAGCGAAGCCACCGACCTGCAAGCTCGGACGCAGGGGGCGACCCCTTCGCCTCGACCGCATGCAGGAGCCTTCCGAGGGGGCCCTAAAGGAGGCGGTCGTCCAGCAGACAAGCACGATGGGCCAGAGCCAGAACACAGTCCCGGGAACAAAACGAGCagcaacaag